The genomic DNA GTAAATAAGCCGGATTTAGTACAAGACTAATTTCCATACATTGTCccacacataaaagaaaaacacacagggtTACAGACGTACaaaaacaatatagtaaaacaaagataatgatgatgaattaaTTCTGGCTGGGATAAACATACCCGAAAGTGCTATTATTTTAGTAAAGTTCCTGTCATAAAGTGCTTATATATAAAGTGCCAGTTTTTAAAGTGCCTGATTTTCTCAATGTTCACAAGTTTGATTGTTAATTAGCCATGCCTTGTACTGTCTCTTAAAACTGACAAAGGTGGAGCTTTCTATGCACAGGTGGACTTTCTAAATTTAACTTGACAATCACCCCTGGTGGCTGACCTTGTATTAGAATACCATTTCTCTTTTTGATAAAATCCCCCAGGGGCAGTGGGGCCATCCCATTCATAGACTTATATATTAAGCAAGcacttttaaatgatttgaaattctCAAGGCTTAGGAATTGATATTTCTTTAAGATTGCACTCTGGTCATCAAATATGTATGATTAGGTTCTGGCGAGGTCTGCTGTACAAATAATACTCTTAAGTCTGTGTTTGCACAGCAGTTATATAAACTGGCTTTTAAAGGCCAAACTCAAGGCTTGTGtatctttaaaacacacaatgtcCTCTGACATGAACATGCAATAAGGTTCTCACTGAACTAAAGACAATAActtattttaaagacttttctatagagacaaaaaaaaaactgtcaccattgacagtccttgaaataacttttttttttcaaatgtgatGTACAGTCGTCCCTCACCATATCGCAGTTCACTTTTCGCACTCACCgtatcacagatttttaaattatatatatctaattttgtgtcttggaTTTTTCACTATATCATGGAATTTTTCGATATATaggtatttttatgtttattatctttatcatttttacggtaaaataagcattttctagcctattTTTTAGCCTGTAAAcgatataaaaaatatataaaataataattaaaacatattaaaagaatattaaatcaacataaaatgCGTAGCGTACGGCGCTGATTGGCTCAGCAACCGTTGCATCAATCTCCTCCGTTCAGCATTTcgccttgtccatttcacatcgACGTCTGATCGCTGTACATAGTGTTGCTCTtcagtgttgtatttttgtgaaattttcgtaaaaaatttattttttttcaagtccTACGATGTTGATCAAACGTTCTGCACCTTTCAAGGCTTCTGGCACCGAACCCAAGCGACAGTGGAAGATACTTACCGTCgcagaaaattagaaaatgacGTAGGTTTAAGAGTGTAGAAAGTGTTTAAGAGCATAAGAAATGTTTATAAGAGTGTGGGAAAGGTTTATAAGAATGTGGGAAAACTAGCAAGTAGGCTTGAATCGGGTACAGAGCATCTTCACcttgtgtttaatgttcttctgcacaaggtttctgtcaaataaacccatttaaaaaaggaaacaaactcAAAGGCTTATGtgtctttaaaacacacaatgcaCCCTAACACGAAAATTCCTCCAACTTTTCAGAAAacattcaatttaatttggtcTCAAGGTTGTCCACAGTATTATTGTGgaagattaaataaatacagtggcATTGTGTTGTTCTACACTTACCAGGACAAACACAGTTACAGCGAATGCCTTGCTCAATGAAATCGGCCGCTATAGATTTGGTGAGTCCAATCACTGCAGCCTTGGAGGTGCTGTAGACACACCGGTTCACAACACCTGTGTCGAGGAAACACATCTGTCAcccacacatagacacacacgcAAGGCAATTATCTGAGATAAGAGGATTACAATGAATGGTCATACTTCAACGGCCTACTGTCCGTTTAATTGGGAATAATCTTTGCTCTACAAGCATCCACGGGGAGAAGACCTGTGGAAGATCCTTTACCTTTTATGCTTGACGCAACAGATGACATGTTAATAATGTTTCCTGACTTCTTTGCCAGCATCTAGAATGACAAAATCAATCAGGACAGCGGCACATAAACAGAATATAACTGGTAAAATGGAGAATAcaacaatttaatgtttttttatgtaacaAAGAAGTGTCAAATGTGCCATAATCTTGAGTTGAAATTCTCCTTTGAGACAGTTTGGTTAGTTTGTGGCTAAAGCTGGATTAGTAGCTGGGCAGTCATTGCCCATCATGTCACAGCTAATCCCAGCAGACAAAGCATGGGAACAAAATTAAGGGCATATGCCACTCGGTTTTCAACAGCACCCATTTCATTCTTACAGCAAAACAGTAAAGAGGACAAAGGTCACCTTAGGCAGGAAAGCTTTGCACATGAGGTACATGCTCCGTATGTTCACGTCCATTGTGAAGTCCCAGTCAGCCTCTTCACAGTCCAAGATGGAGCCGTGGTGCACAAACCTGTGTGCAACAGATGGCATGTAAACTCAGAAAGCAACAAACAGCGTGACTCAATtacaatattaaatataataatttgcGCTCACTGGACTGTGAGTCAGAGCACCTCATTTATTAATtagaatcaaaaacagaaagatagaCTAAATCAATACAATGCCAACAAATGCCGTTCCACGAgaaaatctgtgtgtgtcccCCCACCTCAACATTTTACTGATCCTCAGAGGTGATAATTTAGGGACCTTTGTTAAGGAGATTGAGAACAGGTCAAGTCGAGGTTAAACCCTTTGGTATACGGATTTTGGACATTTAGCTAAGCAGGAGATAAGTGTAATGTAGAGACGGCATGTTAGAGGAGCAAATCAAACTGTTCTGCTATGGATTAAACACATTATAGTTATACGTGACATCTTTGGCAATTAAAATTAGAGGAAAAGTACCCAGCTACGTTGAAGAGCACGTCTACATGGTCATGCTCTTTAGCCAGAGCTTCCACTTGGTCTCTCTTCGTCACATCCACCACTTTGGTCTTGATCcctgaggaagagaaaaaaaaaagttccctaTCGGTTTTGATGACACTCATTtcatcataataataacaagatgtagtatataatattttatcttCTTCACTCATTAGCTTTACTTAGCAATTACAATTTAAACAACTCAGCAAAATATTCAACCCACAAAATTGATAAAACAAACTAGACTAATTAATTTCACCCCCATTCTCTGGCGTTTCATTGCTTTACAATTACAAAGACCTGGCTTCTAAATTGTGCAACCTTCATCTTTTCCTACTTCAAGAGCTCTTCAGGAAGCAATTAGAGATGAAGTGCTGAAGCGTGTTGAGAGAGGGAAGAATGTTTATTAACTCGTATATATTCGAACCTACTTCCCCTATTCCCATGTCCAGTCAAGCCAAGATTGGAATAAATGAAGAGCCATAAGTCTCCCACTCAATTATTACTGAGCCATGTAAACAGATACTGATATACACTCAGTGGCCACTCCATTAGGTAcgccttgctagtaaaaggttggacccgattttaccttcagaactgcctcaattcttggtggcatactttcaacaagatGCTGGAAACCTTCcccagagattttggtccatattaaCATGAGAGCATcacgcagttgctgcagatCTGTCGGCTGCTCATCCATGATGTCAATAtcctgttccaccacatcccaaagggtctattggattgagatctggtgactgtggaggccgttggagtacagtgaactcactgTACTTACTCAACAAAcaagtttgagatgatttgagctttgacatggagcattatcctTCTGGAAGtcgccatcagaagatggtccactgttgtcataaagggatggacatgattagcaacaatactcaggtaggctgtggcatttaaaccatgctcagttggtactaaggggcccaaagtgtgccaagacaATATCCCCCACACCTTCATACAGTCTGAACCATcaatacaaggcaggatggatccatgcttgcATGTTGTTTACCCCagattctgaccatctgaatgtcatagctgaaatggagactcatcagaccaggcaacgtttttccaaccttctattgtccaattttggtgaattttgttcttagctgacaggagtggcacatGGTGTGGTCCTTCTTCAAGGTTTGacgtgttgtgtgttcagagatggtattctgcattccttggttgtaatgagcggttatttgagttactgttgcctttctatcatctccaaccagtctgcccatatTCCTCTGATCTCTCAAGGCATCCACACAACTAccgctcactggatattttctctgtttcGGACCATTCTTTGTAAATCCTAGAGATGGTTGTACGTggaaatcccagtagatcaacagtttgtgaaatactcagaccagctcATCttgcaccaacaaccatgccacctTCAAAGTGAGTTAAATctcctttcttccccattctgatgctcggtttgaacttcagcaagttgtcttgacctcgtctacatacaaaaaaacaacaaaaaaaacaagggtTCTCGAAATGTAGCCTCCCCCTGCTGAAAACCACACACTACTGTCCACCAGGTGTCCAGTCTGCATTATACAAGTCGTCCAGAAGGTGGCAGCTGCAGACCAATAGAGAGGAATCTTACCTTGAATGCCGTCCAGCTCCTTCAGCTTCTCTCCATTTATGTCCGTTGCTGTGACCCGAGCTCCCTCTTTGGCAAATGCCTGCAGTTGAAAAACTTGAGTCAGTTTCAAGGTGTTCCACAGCGTCTGCATGTCATTGTATGTGATCTGCATCCTATTAGTACCTTGGAGAAAAAGATTATTTGTTTCAAACCAATGTTGTACTTCTAAAATTTATTATGGCTGTTcagttaaataaatttttattcaaggaaaagaaacacagaagagTGAGCGATAGCTCTGTTACTTACAAAAACTAATTTGCTGCCTGAATGCACATAGTTACCTCAGGGCTTAATTCAGATAATCAATCATAATCAAGATCCTATTATCAAACATCTGAGGACGCAGAATGTCAATTTCTAACCATTATCCCTCGACTCTTTCTTTAAATCCAGTTTACCTCCAGTCAAAAGGCTCTTTTTAAAGTGGAAATTGAATTGCTTTGCAAACCCTTTAGACTGTTTGCATCCTTTAATGCTATGTGATTTGAACCCAATGAGTTGAGACTGCGTAAAAAAAGCTTTGTATTGAATACCTCCGTGCTACACAAGACACAAATCCCTGTAATACAAGGCACAGTGTATGAAGGGAATAGATGAGGTGATTACCCAGTCTTGACAAGGATGCCTGCAGAATTTTCAAGTGTTGTGTGCATCTCTTTGGCCTGAATATCACTGGAGGATTGTGAATAATGACTGAACCTATGTTTTCATTATCTCAAGAATGAAAAACATACTGAAAAATTGCTTTGAGTTTACCTTTTCAAACCCTTGTTACAAAACGGTGTAATATCACATAAAATTCCAGTCTGCTATTAGCATACACAAGTGGGTGAAATATGTATGTATGCTAAAAATAGACAGCTTTGAGTCTGTGTGCCACATGcagtaaataaacagcattCCTCTGTGATTTAGAGGGGAATAAACCAATGGAAAGTTCTTATTAAAGCTTATTACGATTGCTGCGGCACGTCCAATCCCCTGTGCAGCGGCAGATAACACAATCACTTTCCCGTCTAGGCGGCCCATAGTGCACCTTTCACTGCTGCTgtgagcaaaacaaacaaacaaacaaaaaatacacatagaTAACAGGTTCATTTTCATGATACACTGTcactcttttaaaaaatgaaaaatatgctgCTGAACATGACTATTACAGCTGTAAGTTTGCCGCAAAATGTTCACAGACCATTTAATGATTCAGACAAACGAGacattatttttagaaatatctGATTTACTGTTGTAATATGTATGAAGATGCTCTGCAAGATAAATTACATTGaatttcctttttctttacATTCCATTTTAAATGGACTCCTACTGTCAGCTGTTTCTTGATAATAATGGCCAGGTAATATTAGCACAGGATGGTGGGATTGATATGAAAAACAGCTAAGTTGACAGGAGCTCAGACCTAACTGAGAGAGAAATCTATTGATAAAAGACGTCAAAGCACAAAATAGACTGAGTGATAAGCAGTCTCTGGGAAGTGCAGCACAAAATGCCCTAGTTTTGTAAATCAATAATAGAGTGGAATCTCTGTTAAAACCAAGAGCTAATGATTGACgggatatttttttaaacaaaggagTCTTACAGTTGCATTTGACCTCTTTCGGTTTCATAGAATAACCTTTAGTGACCATTGATACATtacaatgcattttaaaatcaatggAGATAGCATTATATGCAGGTTTGATTTATAGTTCAGTTACAAAGTTCCATACTATAAATATTCATGGAAAGTTTATTAGATCACTCACAACCACTGTAGCCTGCAGTAAAAGGCCCTTATAGCTTTGGGAAACAGGCTAATTGTTCTTTGATAATATTTAAATCACACTCGAGGAACAGAGATCTGATCTAAGTATCATTACTACAAGTGAACCAGAACCAACCCATTTCAGTTGTCTGATTTTTATGCAGTTTGCCTGGTGCAGTCTGCTCTAGTCTGCCGTGGATAAAGCCACTCCAGCGTGTTGAAGAAAGCTGACTGAGATTTCTATCATTCAGTGCTATTATTTCCCTATTTTTCACTTCTGCCGTTTCTTTTCACATGCAATAAGCTCAAGACCACATGCTTCCAGTTCTGCCATTCTTCAAGCCTCTCACAACTAGACTGCACCCAGCTTCACAAGCCAGTAAGAATTTTACTCAGCTGCTACATTTCACCCAAGGAACCAATGGTCATCTAGCGCAGACTTAATACATGACCTTGCCTCCTCACCGTCTGTTGCTTCCAAGTTAAAATGCTCTGaaaatggagctgctttgcactctGCAAGGTTTATTTCACTTCTTTGGATAAGTCTGAAATGCCTCAACCACGAATAAAgcacaccaaatgttctgctggtggctgtaagagtgaacatCAGTCTTCATGCACCcccaacatctgaggaactgacGAACCAACAggttacttttatttttgatgaaaatgtcattatgGCATTATCATTAGCTTTGGTAGTAGGCCCCACAGGTCAGACCTCTGTTGAAATTATAAAgctaaagaacattcagaaatggCGGAAACTTTAAGACAGACTGAAACCAATAAAATTTCCTGGCGCCCATTGTGCCTTGGTACAACCTAAACTTATCCAGTTACAACATCTGTTTGTCCACATCCCAAAAAAGCTGTCCTCATCTACATGGTTTTCTATTTCTCTTGTTAGCCAACAAAACAAGCCAATTAAATCTACATGTTAGCTAACAGGCTTCAGACATGCTGTTGGTCTGCACTgctaaaacactgattttagAACCACAACATTGTCGGACAAACTCACcatacagtgctgtgaattCAGCTGTATTATCATACAAAACAATCATTTAAGTTTTACTCTGCACTGTCAATCACAAATGCAGAGAGAATCTTCTTCCTGAAGAGCGCGGGGATGGCAGCTCAACTGTTTGTACAGCTACCAACACCGAAACGGCACATTTTGAACACTTCTGAAACCAGCGCTAATgaatttaacccttagatgaATGAGTGactggaccctacactcttcaagtgggtcaaaaatgacccatataagaatcaatgtgtttttatgccatttttgtcaagaacaatcatttgtattattgtctgtactatttttgtccacacaaagagtgatttcatgtttaaaatatgtttatttttcactatatggtagatttttaacattttgataactgaaaaagaagaatatcacacagaacagcaatagaagaatgtcaacatccattttgttgatatttttcccctcttttcctCTTGTATCctctcttgtatgatattatccaTGATAAAGAGCTtagggtagtaatacaaatattacaatttatttaaaagtatATAAGGGAACGTAAAAAAAttaatggaatgatatcaaaaacttattttttgaggaatagctggaatatgaaatgataaaaacttttcattataaAGATAATGCAAGAAAAGGACCTCACTgcatcatttttgacccacttatgcatctaagggttaatcaTCTTTGCCAGATTTTGAGATGAAAGACACATTCAAAGGACAACTGAGACTTTCGTTATTTGCTACAGTTTGGGAACGAGGTAGCCTAGATTTTGGGCAGCACTAGGCTTTAATGCCAAATATCTACAGTGCAAAATTACAGTGATAGTTTCATTGGCAAGAAATAGAActaatataaaatgtgattcagaagcaaacagaaaagaaaagaccttGTAAGCTTTCTTTTGGAATGCAGATTTTCTCTTTACCTGTACTTGTGCCAGTTCTAACTTTAAGGCCACAGAAACTGTATTTACTCTGACAGAGGGGTTTTCCTAACTGCAGCTGTAACTCAGACAAATAGAATAACAATGTCACCATTTAAAGTATGCCAAACTAGTTATTAGGAGATCCTGTTTGAAATGTATCTCTGGATGTGCACATAACTATCAACAGATTGCTTAGATACTGAAATAAACTCAAAAACGTGATGATTCAAAGGCAAGGTTTGTCTTTTCTATGATTTCTGAGCAGATTTATGAACTTATAACAGTCTAATTAATATCACAAAGACAGGGCACTTTACTGCACTGGACTGCTGTGGTAGTCACTGAAAGTGCACACATGTACACTTGCACTGCACAAATTACATAATGACTAAACGTGCATCGCCGACATTAACTATATTTTCTGCAGGCTGCAGATCGTCTTTATTACAGTTAAACGGGCTGCAAAGACCTTCAGTGATGAACTTGTACAAATACTATTTATTGTGTACATAAACTGTTTGGAAACTCACCCCAGTGTTCAGCTCCGACACGGTGAACGTCAAAGCCCTGCGAGGCTAGCTAGACACGTGACCGTGAGCTGGCGGCGCTATTGGCTTACAACCAGGAAGTGTGATGGACAAGCAGGTTGTAATTTGAGAAGCAAGCGTGTGCATTG from Amphiprion ocellaris isolate individual 3 ecotype Okinawa chromosome 4, ASM2253959v1, whole genome shotgun sequence includes the following:
- the bdh2 gene encoding dehydrogenase/reductase SDR family member 6 translates to MGRLDGKVIVLSAAAQGIGRAAAIAFAKEGARVTATDINGEKLKELDGIQGIKTKVVDVTKRDQVEALAKEHDHVDVLFNVAGFVHHGSILDCEEADWDFTMDVNIRSMYLMCKAFLPKMLAKKSGNIINMSSVASSIKGVVNRCVYSTSKAAVIGLTKSIAADFIEQGIRCNCVCPGTVDTPSLRGRIQAQPDPEQAYKDFMARQKTGRMCTAEEVAHLCVYLASDESAYVTGTEQIIDGGWRL